A section of the Leptotrichia buccalis C-1013-b genome encodes:
- a CDS encoding ATP-binding protein, whose product MKIKFKNLGPIESGEIDFNDLKGINLIIGKNNTGKTYLSYLIYSYFKFMDKFNITSFTFLNNIVLNEKKIIDYDWFQKNYEEEIKIKLRKELITTFHVHNDFFRNFEIVNIDLTDEMKKFKEKDAESRILVASKNKIKENKTIITKKKEHEIIFEIKDYFKNYEDEFKSDSFDAEIIGISRNFKEKEMKQFGLEYLFRKLLLNIFIKIYFFPAERSGAVLFYNQLLENRNNILRNLELSQDMNLLKDVSRYSEPVNEYIIRLNQLEEYENREETEIYKNLVKDIDIQNIIEGEIIIKSNQIIYKNENDVELNMGLVSSTVKTLAGFFLYLKYQAQKGDIIFIDEIELNLHPENQRKIMKLINYLSKQGLKFVISTHSPVITQEMNNMIMFEKCKDKIDDEIIKEYSIDRQNYGLRQEDVNIYFLNNKTIEQAEFGEDGVITETFNEVLGEIDNLYQELLFAMEEE is encoded by the coding sequence ATGAAAATAAAATTTAAAAATTTAGGTCCTATTGAAAGTGGAGAGATAGATTTTAATGATTTAAAAGGAATTAATTTGATAATTGGGAAGAATAATACTGGGAAGACTTATTTGAGTTACTTAATTTATAGTTATTTTAAATTTATGGATAAATTTAACATTACAAGTTTTACATTTTTAAATAACATTGTATTAAATGAAAAAAAAATTATTGATTATGATTGGTTTCAAAAAAATTATGAAGAAGAAATAAAAATAAAATTGAGAAAAGAATTAATTACAACATTTCATGTACATAATGATTTTTTTAGAAATTTTGAAATAGTTAATATAGATTTAACTGATGAAATGAAAAAATTTAAAGAAAAAGACGCTGAAAGTAGAATATTGGTAGCATCAAAAAATAAAATTAAAGAAAATAAAACTATAATAACTAAGAAAAAAGAACATGAAATTATTTTTGAGATAAAAGATTATTTTAAAAATTATGAAGATGAATTTAAATCGGACTCATTTGATGCAGAAATAATAGGTATAAGTCGAAATTTTAAAGAAAAAGAGATGAAACAGTTTGGATTAGAATATCTTTTTAGAAAATTATTATTAAACATTTTTATTAAAATATATTTTTTTCCAGCAGAAAGAAGCGGTGCTGTTTTATTTTATAATCAATTATTAGAAAATAGAAATAATATTTTAAGAAATTTGGAACTATCACAAGATATGAATTTATTAAAAGATGTTTCAAGATATTCTGAACCTGTAAATGAGTATATAATACGATTAAATCAATTGGAAGAATATGAAAACAGGGAAGAAACAGAAATTTATAAAAATCTTGTAAAAGATATTGATATTCAAAATATAATTGAAGGAGAAATAATAATAAAATCTAACCAGATTATTTATAAAAATGAAAATGATGTTGAATTAAATATGGGATTAGTTTCTTCAACTGTAAAAACTTTAGCGGGGTTCTTTTTATATTTAAAATATCAGGCACAAAAGGGAGATATAATTTTTATTGATGAAATTGAATTGAATTTACATCCTGAAAATCAGAGAAAAATAATGAAACTTATAAACTATTTATCAAAACAAGGATTGAAATTTGTTATTAGTACGCATAGTCCAGTAATTACGCAGGAAATGAATAATATGATTATGTTTGAAAAATGTAAGGATAAAATTGATGATGAAATAATAAAAGAATATTCTATTGATAGACAAAATTATGGATTAAGACAGGAAGATGTTAATATTTATTTTTTAAATAATAAAACGATAGAGCAGGCTGAATTTGGAGAAGATGGGGTAATAACGGAAACATTTAATGAAGTTTTAGGAGAAATAGATAATTTGTATCAGGAATTATTATTTGCAATGGAGGAAGAATAA
- the leuS gene encoding leucine--tRNA ligase, producing the protein MIKEYKPSEIEKKWQDKWFEEDVFKSENKIEGKENYYVLEMFAYPSGKLHVGHLRNYAIGDAIARYKKMKGFNVLHPFGWDSFGLPAENAAIDNGAHPGKWTKANIDNMRRQMKLMGLSYDWNRELSTYTPEYYKWNQKFFIEMYKKGLVYKKKSYVNWCPDCNTVLANEQVEDGKCWRHGKTDVIQKELSQWYFKITEYAEELLQGHEELRGHWPEQVLTMQKNWIGKSTGSEVDFILDYKFENDGNSHLKLNDNGEVVISVFTTRPDTLYGVTYATVAPEHPLVEEIILKENPSIREAVERMINEDKIARTAEDKEKEGVFSGLYVINPVNGEKVQLWIANYVLMDYGTGAVMAVPAHDERDFQFSKKYNLDLKIVVNPVDKNGNLEEVSVEKIENALVNSGVLVNSEEFNGLNSNEAKEKITEKLEKIGLGKKTVNYRLHDWLISRQRYWGTPIPVIYDEDGNIYLEEEANLPVKLPTDIEFSGKGNPLETSEEFKNVILPNGKKGRRETDTMDTFVDSSWYYLRYLDSHNDKEPFKKEDADNWTPVHQYIGGIEHAVMHLLYARFFHKSLRDLGYVDTNEPFKRLLTQGMVLGPSYYSQNERRYLFPREVEMKDGKPVSKETGEELATKVEKMSKSKNNGVDPEEIVKEYGSDSSRVFTLFAAPPEKELEWNMNGLAGAYRFINRLYLLISSTADFADKNVSKENNYGINLDARSEKDKEIQKKLHQTVKKVTDSIEDDFHFNTAIAAIMELLNDMTTYKQNVIDKNDISSESKKVWHEVLEKVILLIAPFAPHVADELWSDLGNTTLTFEEEWPAFDEKLTVENNFNLVLQVNGKVRDMLPAQIGISKDDAEKLAFSSEKVQKFIKGKEVVKVIVVPNKLVNIVVKG; encoded by the coding sequence ATGATAAAGGAATACAAACCGTCGGAAATTGAGAAAAAGTGGCAGGATAAGTGGTTTGAAGAGGATGTTTTTAAATCGGAAAATAAGATTGAGGGGAAAGAGAATTATTATGTGCTTGAGATGTTTGCGTATCCATCTGGAAAGCTTCATGTCGGGCATTTGAGAAATTATGCGATTGGAGATGCGATTGCAAGATACAAGAAGATGAAAGGGTTTAATGTGCTGCATCCGTTTGGATGGGACAGTTTTGGACTGCCTGCGGAAAATGCTGCAATTGACAATGGGGCACATCCTGGGAAATGGACTAAAGCGAACATTGACAACATGAGAAGACAGATGAAGCTTATGGGGCTTTCTTATGACTGGAACAGGGAACTTAGTACTTATACTCCAGAATACTATAAGTGGAATCAGAAATTTTTTATTGAGATGTATAAAAAAGGGCTTGTTTACAAGAAAAAATCTTATGTAAACTGGTGTCCTGACTGTAATACGGTTTTGGCGAATGAACAAGTTGAAGACGGGAAATGCTGGCGTCACGGTAAAACTGATGTTATTCAAAAGGAATTGTCGCAATGGTACTTTAAAATTACAGAATATGCAGAAGAATTGCTGCAGGGGCATGAGGAACTTAGAGGACATTGGCCAGAGCAAGTATTGACAATGCAGAAAAACTGGATTGGAAAATCAACAGGATCTGAAGTTGACTTTATTTTAGATTATAAATTTGAAAATGATGGAAATTCACATTTAAAATTGAATGATAATGGAGAAGTTGTGATTTCTGTGTTTACAACAAGACCTGATACGCTTTATGGAGTTACGTATGCAACTGTTGCACCAGAACATCCGTTAGTTGAGGAAATTATTTTGAAAGAAAATCCTTCGATAAGAGAAGCTGTTGAAAGAATGATAAATGAGGATAAAATTGCACGTACAGCCGAAGATAAGGAAAAAGAAGGAGTATTTTCTGGACTTTATGTGATTAATCCTGTGAATGGTGAAAAAGTGCAGTTATGGATTGCAAATTATGTGTTAATGGATTATGGGACTGGAGCGGTAATGGCAGTGCCGGCACATGATGAAAGAGATTTTCAGTTTTCTAAAAAATATAATTTAGATTTGAAAATTGTTGTAAATCCTGTTGATAAAAATGGGAATTTGGAAGAAGTTTCCGTTGAAAAAATAGAAAATGCTTTGGTAAATTCAGGAGTATTAGTAAATTCAGAAGAATTTAACGGATTAAATAGTAATGAAGCAAAAGAGAAAATTACTGAAAAATTGGAAAAAATTGGACTAGGTAAGAAAACAGTAAATTACAGACTGCATGACTGGCTAATCAGCAGACAAAGATACTGGGGAACTCCAATTCCTGTGATTTATGATGAAGATGGGAATATTTACTTGGAAGAGGAAGCAAACTTGCCTGTGAAACTGCCTACAGATATTGAGTTTAGCGGAAAAGGGAATCCACTTGAAACTTCTGAGGAATTTAAAAATGTGATTTTACCAAATGGGAAAAAAGGGAGAAGAGAAACCGACACAATGGACACTTTCGTTGATTCTTCATGGTACTACTTGAGATATTTAGATTCTCACAATGATAAAGAGCCGTTTAAAAAGGAAGATGCAGATAACTGGACTCCAGTTCACCAATATATCGGTGGAATTGAGCATGCGGTAATGCACTTGCTTTATGCAAGATTTTTCCACAAATCATTAAGAGATTTGGGATATGTTGACACAAATGAGCCATTTAAACGTCTTTTGACACAAGGAATGGTTTTAGGACCTTCTTACTATTCTCAAAATGAAAGAAGATACTTGTTCCCAAGAGAAGTGGAAATGAAGGATGGAAAGCCTGTTTCTAAGGAAACTGGAGAAGAATTAGCAACAAAAGTTGAAAAAATGAGTAAATCTAAAAATAACGGAGTAGATCCAGAAGAAATCGTGAAGGAATACGGATCTGACTCTTCAAGAGTGTTTACATTATTTGCTGCGCCGCCTGAAAAAGAGCTTGAATGGAATATGAATGGTCTTGCTGGAGCTTATAGATTTATAAACAGACTTTATCTGTTAATTTCATCAACAGCTGATTTTGCTGATAAAAATGTATCAAAGGAAAATAATTACGGAATTAATTTGGATGCGAGAAGTGAGAAAGACAAGGAAATTCAGAAAAAATTACATCAGACAGTGAAAAAAGTTACAGACAGCATTGAGGACGATTTCCACTTTAACACAGCAATTGCTGCAATAATGGAACTTCTAAACGATATGACAACTTACAAGCAAAATGTAATCGACAAAAACGATATTTCGTCAGAAAGTAAAAAAGTATGGCACGAAGTTCTTGAAAAAGTGATTTTATTAATTGCACCTTTTGCACCGCACGTGGCAGATGAATTATGGAGTGATTTAGGAAATACAACATTGACTTTTGAGGAAGAGTGGCCAGCATTTGATGAAAAATTAACTGTGGAAAATAACTTTAACTTGGTTTTACAAGTAAATGGAAAAGTTAGGGATATGCTGCCTGCACAAATTGGAATTTCAAAAGATGATGCTGAAAAATTGGCATTTTCTTCGGAAAAAGTTCAGAAATTTATTAAAGGGAAAGAAGTTGTTAAGGTAATTGTTGTGCCTAATAAGCTGGTTAATATTGTTGTAAAGGGATAA
- a CDS encoding SDR family oxidoreductase — MAKIAVTGVTGNLGGMVSRLCKENGIKVRNLARNKEKAEKMGFSDVFKSNYDKSEDTIKSLEGIDVLFMVSGSENSDRVQQHKDFIDVAKMAGVSQIIYLSFYNASKNSVFTLGRDHYATEEYIKENGFKYTFLRDNFYADFFVNLCREYGEIKGPAGNGKVSVVVCSDVSEVVAKILENPEKWENQVLNMTGPEDLTMEEITKLASKYLGKEIKYIAETVDEAYESRKIWKAEQWEYDSWVSTYTAIAENEQSGVSNDIEKVLGRKATSLMEYLKQL, encoded by the coding sequence ATGGCTAAAATAGCAGTAACTGGAGTGACAGGAAATTTAGGTGGCATGGTTTCAAGATTATGCAAAGAAAATGGGATAAAAGTGAGAAATTTGGCTAGAAATAAGGAAAAAGCTGAAAAAATGGGATTTTCTGATGTTTTTAAATCAAATTATGATAAATCAGAGGATACTATAAAATCATTGGAAGGAATTGATGTGCTTTTTATGGTGTCAGGTTCAGAAAATTCTGACCGTGTTCAACAGCATAAGGATTTTATTGATGTGGCTAAAATGGCAGGAGTTTCGCAAATTATTTATCTTTCCTTTTACAATGCTTCAAAAAACTCTGTATTTACACTAGGAAGAGATCATTATGCAACTGAAGAATACATTAAAGAAAATGGCTTTAAATATACGTTTTTGAGAGATAATTTTTATGCGGATTTTTTTGTAAATTTATGCAGAGAGTATGGTGAAATAAAAGGGCCTGCTGGGAACGGGAAAGTTTCAGTTGTGGTGTGTTCAGATGTTTCGGAAGTAGTTGCAAAAATTTTAGAAAATCCAGAAAAATGGGAAAATCAAGTTTTAAATATGACAGGACCTGAAGACTTAACGATGGAGGAAATTACAAAACTTGCAAGTAAATATTTAGGTAAAGAAATTAAGTATATTGCTGAAACGGTAGATGAGGCTTACGAATCACGTAAAATCTGGAAAGCTGAACAATGGGAATACGATTCGTGGGTTTCAACTTATACTGCAATTGCCGAAAATGAGCAATCAGGAGTTTCAAACGATATTGAGAAAGTTTTAGGACGGAAAGCTACTTCATTGATGGAATATTTGAAACAATTGTAG
- a CDS encoding LysR family transcriptional regulator, which yields MTLQQLKYVVTVAEKGTLSDAAKELFISQPALTKAIKELEDEMNIRIFSRTNKGVIVSREGDRFLGYARQVLEQTNLLEEEYKKGNKITRRFSVSTQHYSFAVNAFVDVIKKFGENKYDFTLRETQTNEIIEDVSKRKSEIGILYTSGANKNVIEKMIKRNNLKFIELFTAKPHVFISFNHPLAKKESISLEDLKEYPYLSFEQGDYNSFYFSEEILSTLDRDKNVKVRDRATLFNLAVGLNGYTVSTGIISKELNGENIIAKPLEVDEYMKVGIIMQKNIELSVYGKVYVEALKEHLKYTEIP from the coding sequence ATGACATTGCAACAGTTAAAGTATGTAGTTACAGTCGCTGAAAAAGGAACATTAAGTGATGCGGCGAAAGAGCTGTTTATTTCACAGCCAGCATTGACTAAAGCTATAAAAGAGCTAGAAGATGAGATGAATATCAGAATTTTTAGCAGAACGAATAAGGGGGTTATTGTTTCTAGGGAAGGGGATAGATTTCTTGGATATGCAAGGCAGGTTTTGGAACAGACAAATTTGCTGGAGGAAGAGTATAAGAAAGGGAATAAGATAACTCGGAGATTTTCGGTATCAACTCAACATTATTCCTTTGCAGTGAATGCTTTTGTGGATGTGATTAAGAAGTTTGGGGAAAATAAATATGATTTTACGCTTAGGGAAACGCAGACAAATGAGATTATTGAGGATGTGAGCAAGAGGAAAAGTGAAATTGGAATTTTGTACACTTCTGGGGCGAATAAAAATGTAATTGAGAAAATGATAAAAAGAAATAACTTGAAATTTATCGAACTGTTTACAGCAAAACCGCATGTTTTCATCAGCTTTAATCATCCGTTAGCAAAAAAGGAAAGCATTAGCCTTGAAGATTTGAAGGAATATCCGTATTTATCGTTTGAGCAGGGAGATTATAATTCTTTTTATTTTTCGGAGGAGATATTGAGTACACTTGACAGAGATAAAAATGTAAAAGTGAGAGACAGAGCGACTTTGTTTAATTTGGCAGTTGGGCTTAATGGGTATACGGTAAGTACAGGAATAATCAGTAAAGAGCTGAATGGGGAAAATATTATTGCAAAACCACTGGAAGTGGACGAGTATATGAAAGTTGGAATTATAATGCAGAAAAATATTGAACTGAGTGTTTATGGGAAAGTTTATGTTGAGGCTTTGAAGGAGCATTTGAAATATACTGAAATTCCGTAA